One Cellulomonas sp. NS3 genomic region harbors:
- a CDS encoding ATP-grasp domain-containing protein: MIGIAGTRADPVMLHFATRCVVAGVPFADLDLVEAATRGDWRLSLPPAPDDRISGAEDVRLADLSGVYVRPIYLGTTDRARTRWSGLLEGMNAWLDVTAQTVVNRPGAYQFNSYKPAHYAWLAARGLPVPPSLMSSDRQHVEAFLAGGRTVVKPICGTRATTRELTADDLGRLAGSDVPVLVQRLVPGDDVRAHVVGGSVIAARFTSEAIDYRKDRGADRRPVELPDDLATLLVQLTAEQGLLFAGWDFKVDRDGTYWCLECNPMPGYSHYDRVCDHRISDELIRLLQR, encoded by the coding sequence GTGATCGGGATCGCCGGCACCCGGGCCGATCCGGTGATGCTGCACTTCGCGACCCGCTGCGTCGTCGCAGGCGTCCCGTTCGCCGACCTCGACCTCGTGGAGGCGGCGACGCGCGGCGACTGGCGGCTCAGTCTGCCGCCGGCACCGGACGACCGGATCTCCGGTGCCGAGGACGTCCGGCTCGCCGACCTGTCCGGCGTGTACGTCCGGCCGATCTACCTCGGGACCACCGACCGCGCGCGAACGCGGTGGAGCGGCCTGCTGGAGGGCATGAACGCCTGGCTCGACGTGACCGCGCAGACGGTCGTGAACCGCCCGGGCGCCTATCAGTTCAACAGCTACAAGCCGGCCCACTACGCCTGGCTCGCGGCGCGTGGCCTGCCGGTGCCGCCCAGCCTCATGAGCTCCGACCGGCAGCACGTCGAGGCGTTCCTGGCCGGTGGGCGGACCGTCGTGAAGCCGATCTGCGGCACGCGCGCCACCACCCGCGAGCTGACGGCCGACGACCTCGGACGGTTGGCCGGCAGCGACGTCCCGGTGCTCGTGCAACGCCTCGTGCCGGGCGACGACGTCCGCGCGCACGTGGTCGGCGGCTCCGTGATCGCCGCCAGGTTCACCAGCGAGGCGATCGACTACCGCAAGGACCGCGGCGCCGACCGCCGCCCCGTCGAACTCCCCGACGACCTCGCCACCCTGCTCGTGCAGCTCACCGCGGAACAGGGACTCCTCTTCGCGGGCTGGGACTTCAAGGTCGACCGCGACGGCACGTACTGGTGCCTCGAGTGCAACCCGATGCCGGGCTACAGCCACTACGACCGCGTCTGCGACCACCGGATCAGCGACGAGCTGATCCGGCTGCTCCAGCGCTGA
- a CDS encoding endonuclease/exonuclease/phosphatase family protein translates to MITRTRAVLAAAAVMILGAGAVPTAAYAADVDGSSQLATAVAGADAQDVASASSAAAAPANLRVVQHNTDQDEARWNRVVRLAESGNWDAVTAQEVCSGWVTALRANHPTWTVAFHEQVAKGDCPGGTKGNAAIHPGAGSAFDEAFDVAGEGKNFGIACAVFDKGTHRVHACSTHFTVYDPNPAEVRLRQARRVKEITGDWIGRGHSVVVGGDLNTTPTLAALDPLYKHPEGRSNGRFIEAAQLANNETRRVGADTVAGRKIDYVFFSANHTPLSTGADLTYEEPVDGKHKILKVKTTLH, encoded by the coding sequence ATGATCACGAGGACTCGCGCCGTGCTTGCCGCGGCAGCAGTCATGATCCTGGGGGCTGGGGCGGTGCCGACGGCGGCGTACGCGGCCGACGTCGACGGGTCGTCGCAGCTCGCGACGGCGGTCGCCGGGGCGGACGCGCAGGACGTCGCGTCCGCGAGCAGCGCGGCGGCCGCACCGGCCAACCTGCGCGTCGTCCAGCACAACACCGACCAGGACGAGGCCCGCTGGAACCGGGTGGTGCGACTGGCGGAGTCCGGCAACTGGGACGCGGTGACGGCGCAGGAGGTCTGCTCGGGCTGGGTCACCGCCCTGAGGGCGAACCACCCCACGTGGACGGTCGCGTTCCACGAGCAGGTGGCCAAGGGCGACTGCCCGGGCGGGACCAAGGGCAACGCGGCCATCCACCCAGGCGCGGGGAGCGCCTTCGACGAGGCCTTCGACGTCGCCGGGGAAGGCAAGAACTTCGGGATCGCCTGCGCGGTGTTCGACAAGGGCACGCACCGGGTGCACGCCTGCTCGACCCACTTCACCGTCTACGACCCCAACCCGGCGGAGGTCCGGCTGCGCCAGGCCCGACGGGTCAAGGAGATCACCGGCGACTGGATCGGTCGTGGCCACTCGGTGGTGGTCGGCGGCGACCTCAACACGACGCCGACGCTCGCTGCCCTCGACCCCCTCTACAAGCACCCCGAGGGGCGGTCCAACGGCCGCTTCATCGAGGCAGCACAGCTCGCCAACAACGAGACCAGGAGAGTCGGCGCTGACACGGTGGCCGGTCGCAAGATCGACTACGTGTTCTTCTCCGCCAATCACACCCCTCTGAGCACCGGCGCGGACCTGACGTACGAAGAGCCGGTTGACGGCAAGCACAAGATCCTCAAGGTGAAGACCACGCTCCACTGA
- a CDS encoding AAA family ATPase has protein sequence MILWLNGGFGSGKTTLAEELHRRLPDALVYDPEDVGLLLWRWLPPGGDFQHLPSWRELVVATALSLRRHHAQTLVVPMSLVRDAYRDEILGGLADAGEDVLHVFLEADAEVLRERLDARARALHPDSPGWEPGAVAMGLPPVAESVAAARRQPPGTLLLRSDRLTPAELADAVLARAGTDRAAASGSAGSAGSAGSAGSRSQSPGAGASSRAPR, from the coding sequence GTGATCCTCTGGCTCAACGGTGGCTTCGGCTCGGGCAAGACGACGCTCGCGGAGGAGCTCCACCGACGGCTCCCGGACGCGCTCGTGTACGACCCCGAGGACGTCGGCCTCCTGCTCTGGAGGTGGCTCCCGCCGGGCGGCGACTTCCAGCACCTGCCGAGCTGGCGCGAGCTGGTCGTCGCGACGGCGCTGTCGCTGCGCCGGCACCACGCGCAGACGCTGGTCGTCCCGATGTCCCTCGTCCGCGACGCCTACCGCGACGAGATCCTCGGCGGGCTCGCGGACGCCGGCGAGGACGTCCTGCACGTCTTCCTCGAGGCCGACGCCGAGGTGCTCCGCGAGCGGCTCGACGCCCGGGCCCGCGCGCTGCACCCCGACAGCCCGGGGTGGGAGCCGGGCGCCGTCGCGATGGGCCTGCCCCCGGTCGCGGAGTCCGTCGCCGCCGCCCGGCGCCAGCCGCCCGGGACGCTCCTGCTGCGCTCCGACCGGCTGACGCCCGCCGAGCTGGCCGACGCGGTGCTCGCCCGGGCCGGGACGGACCGCGCCGCAGCCTCAGGGTCGGCAGGGTCGGCAGGGTCGGCAGGGTCGGCAGGGTCGCGCTCGCAGTCGCCCGGGGCCGGTGCTTCCTCGCGTGCGCCGCGCTAG
- a CDS encoding DUF1990 family protein, with protein MRRASRALTYPEVGASLTDELPAGYHHQRHRAVLGTGRALFERSSAAVTRWELHRRAGVSPAPGTPPAATGLDVDLRATLGPVVVRVPCRVVALVDDPDRRGFAYGTLTGHAECGEEAFVVSIDAQDVVRLEIAAFSRPGRWYSRLGAPLARAAQRAVTRRYLSALVM; from the coding sequence GTGCGCCGCGCTAGCCGCGCCCTGACCTATCCCGAGGTCGGCGCGTCCCTCACGGACGAGCTGCCCGCGGGCTACCACCACCAGCGCCATCGCGCCGTGCTGGGGACGGGACGGGCGCTGTTCGAGCGCTCGTCGGCCGCGGTCACCCGCTGGGAGCTCCATCGACGCGCCGGGGTCTCGCCCGCCCCGGGGACGCCGCCGGCCGCCACGGGTCTCGACGTCGACCTCCGCGCCACCCTCGGGCCGGTCGTCGTCCGCGTGCCCTGCCGCGTCGTCGCGCTCGTCGACGACCCGGACCGGCGCGGGTTCGCCTACGGCACGCTCACCGGTCACGCGGAGTGCGGCGAGGAGGCGTTCGTCGTGTCCATCGACGCGCAGGACGTCGTCCGGCTCGAGATCGCGGCGTTCTCCCGCCCGGGGCGCTGGTACTCGCGCCTCGGTGCGCCGCTCGCACGGGCAGCTCAGCGGGCCGTCACGCGCCGGTACCTGAGCGCGCTGGTCATGTGA
- a CDS encoding SOS response-associated peptidase: MCGRYASARRDADIAGALAVQEIVDEETAPSWNVAPQQDIRVVLERTPRGAPEDAEPVRQLRRVRWGLVPAWAKDDEVTKVGARMINARSESLTEKPAFKRAAAKRRCLVPMDGFYEWRKNADGSKTPFFLHAGGDLIAAAGLYELRPDPERPGEWLWTATVATRAATDTLGEIHERCPVLVTPDQVDAWLDPHLTDLEDVAALLAGLPEPHLEPREVGKAVGNVRNDGPHLVEPAAG; this comes from the coding sequence ATGTGTGGCAGGTACGCGAGCGCACGCCGGGACGCCGACATCGCCGGCGCCCTGGCGGTGCAGGAGATCGTCGACGAGGAGACCGCGCCGTCCTGGAACGTGGCGCCGCAGCAGGACATCCGGGTCGTGCTCGAACGCACGCCACGCGGCGCACCCGAGGACGCCGAGCCCGTCCGCCAGCTCAGGCGGGTGCGCTGGGGCCTGGTGCCGGCGTGGGCCAAGGACGACGAGGTCACCAAGGTCGGTGCCCGGATGATCAACGCGCGCTCGGAGTCGCTCACCGAGAAGCCCGCGTTCAAGCGCGCGGCGGCGAAGCGGCGCTGCCTGGTCCCCATGGACGGCTTCTACGAGTGGCGCAAGAACGCCGACGGCTCGAAGACCCCGTTCTTCCTGCACGCGGGCGGCGACCTGATCGCCGCCGCGGGGCTCTACGAGCTGCGCCCGGACCCCGAGCGACCGGGGGAGTGGCTGTGGACGGCGACGGTCGCGACCCGCGCGGCGACCGACACCCTCGGCGAGATCCACGAGCGCTGCCCGGTGCTCGTGACGCCGGACCAGGTCGACGCGTGGCTCGACCCGCACCTGACCGACCTCGAGGACGTCGCCGCGCTCCTCGCCGGGCTGCCGGAGCCGCACCTCGAGCCGCGCGAGGTCGGCAAGGCGGTCGGCAACGTCCGCAACGACGGCCCCCACCTCGTCGAGCCGGCCGCCGGCTAG
- a CDS encoding RNA polymerase sigma factor — protein sequence MSTWLRVVAPDSGAVPAVGRAPRTGAAARRDAADPGDAVPADLGDAVRADLGPARPGSALDEVVRTHLPGLLRYATVLTGDGHTAADLVQEVLLRAHVRWTRIALMERPDLYLRRMVTNEHLSWRRRWHVRTVRPAADEVLAAHLDPERDHAHHVVEDDAMWRRLEALPPRQRAVLVLRYYEGLDDLEIAGVLGTSGATVRSHASRALASLRRTEPTTRPETR from the coding sequence ATGAGCACGTGGCTCCGGGTCGTCGCGCCCGACAGCGGCGCCGTGCCGGCCGTCGGGCGCGCACCGAGGACCGGTGCTGCGGCTCGGCGCGACGCCGCCGACCCCGGCGACGCGGTACCTGCCGACCTCGGCGACGCGGTGCGGGCCGACCTCGGCCCCGCACGCCCCGGGAGCGCCCTGGACGAGGTCGTGCGCACGCACCTGCCCGGACTGCTGCGCTACGCGACGGTCCTCACGGGCGACGGGCACACCGCCGCCGACCTCGTCCAGGAGGTGCTGCTGCGCGCGCACGTGCGCTGGACGCGGATCGCCCTCATGGAGCGCCCGGACCTGTACCTGCGCCGCATGGTCACGAACGAGCACCTGTCCTGGCGGCGGCGCTGGCACGTGCGCACGGTCCGGCCGGCGGCCGACGAGGTGCTCGCCGCGCACCTGGACCCCGAGCGCGACCACGCGCACCACGTCGTCGAGGACGACGCGATGTGGCGCCGGCTCGAGGCCCTGCCCCCGCGCCAGCGCGCGGTGCTCGTGCTGCGCTACTACGAGGGTCTCGACGACCTCGAGATCGCGGGGGTCCTCGGCACGTCCGGGGCGACCGTCCGCTCCCACGCCTCGCGCGCGCTGGCGTCGCTGCGCCGCACCGAACCCACGACCCGACCGGAGACGCGATGA